Proteins found in one Sporosarcina sp. 6E9 genomic segment:
- the ftsH gene encoding ATP-dependent zinc metalloprotease FtsH produces the protein MNRILRYFLLYGLIFLALMGIFGSLNKTNPKIKPITYNEFRLALEEGNVKSATIQPDQLIYEVKGEMKGYKDGETFITNIPQSHDALLNDIDEVAASQSVKIEYLKAPETSALVSFFTGLVPFIIIIILFFFLLNQSQGGGGGKVMNFGKSKAKLHTDDKEKVSFDDVAGADEEKAELVEVVDFLKDARKFKEVGARIPQGILLVGPPGTGKTLLARAVAGEAGVPFFSISGSDFVEMFVGVGASRVRDLFENAKKNAPCIIFIDEIDAVGRQRGAGLGGGHDEREQTLNQLLVEMDGFGENEGIIIVAATNRPDILDPALLRPGRFDRQITVGRPDVKGREAVLQVHARNKPFDDSVNLKALAQRTPGFSGADLENLLNEAALVAARRDKKKIDMSDIDEATDRVIAGPAKTSRVISKKERNIVAFHEAGHVVVGLILDEADIVHKVTIVPRGQAGGYAVMLPKEDRYFMTKPELLDKISGLLGGRVAEEIALGEVSTGAHNDFQRATGIARSMVTEYGMSDKLGPLQFGQSQGQVFLGRDFSSEQNYSESIAYEIDQEMQRIVKEEYERTKQILTENRALLDLIATTLLEVETLDAEQINHLKDHGTLPERPYDNNGKDTDKTESNKRDDNTISDSTGAPSDPSIANLPNEREYESPPNPFDEKRRD, from the coding sequence ATGAATCGAATACTTCGATACTTTCTACTATATGGACTAATCTTCCTGGCTCTAATGGGGATATTTGGTTCACTGAATAAAACAAACCCGAAAATAAAGCCGATCACTTACAATGAATTTCGGCTAGCACTCGAAGAAGGAAATGTAAAAAGCGCCACAATTCAGCCCGACCAACTCATCTATGAAGTTAAAGGTGAGATGAAAGGCTATAAAGATGGCGAAACCTTTATAACAAATATTCCGCAGTCACATGATGCACTGCTAAATGATATTGATGAGGTAGCAGCGTCACAGTCTGTTAAAATTGAGTATTTAAAAGCACCGGAGACAAGCGCGCTAGTATCATTTTTCACCGGACTCGTTCCATTTATCATTATTATTATTCTGTTCTTCTTCCTGTTGAATCAGTCACAGGGCGGTGGCGGCGGTAAAGTAATGAATTTCGGTAAAAGTAAGGCGAAGCTTCATACGGATGATAAAGAAAAAGTAAGTTTCGATGACGTTGCAGGAGCAGACGAGGAAAAAGCAGAACTTGTCGAGGTAGTTGATTTCCTGAAAGACGCACGAAAGTTTAAAGAGGTTGGCGCACGTATACCACAAGGGATTTTACTTGTCGGACCACCTGGTACAGGTAAAACGTTGCTTGCGCGTGCAGTTGCTGGTGAAGCCGGCGTACCATTCTTCTCAATTTCAGGTTCTGATTTTGTTGAGATGTTTGTCGGGGTCGGAGCATCACGTGTTCGTGATCTTTTCGAAAATGCAAAGAAGAATGCACCATGTATTATTTTTATTGATGAAATTGATGCGGTTGGACGTCAACGTGGCGCAGGGCTTGGCGGCGGACATGATGAACGTGAACAAACGCTTAACCAATTACTCGTTGAAATGGATGGTTTCGGTGAAAACGAAGGAATCATTATTGTAGCGGCAACGAACCGACCAGACATTTTGGACCCAGCACTTCTTCGTCCAGGTCGATTTGACCGTCAAATTACAGTCGGTCGCCCGGATGTAAAAGGTAGAGAAGCGGTTCTTCAAGTGCATGCGCGCAACAAGCCGTTTGACGACTCAGTGAATTTAAAAGCACTTGCTCAACGTACACCAGGTTTCTCAGGTGCAGATCTTGAAAACTTGTTAAACGAAGCTGCACTTGTAGCTGCAAGACGTGATAAAAAGAAAATTGACATGTCGGATATTGATGAGGCAACGGACCGTGTAATTGCAGGACCTGCAAAAACAAGCCGAGTGATCTCTAAAAAAGAAAGAAATATTGTAGCATTCCATGAAGCGGGCCACGTTGTTGTCGGACTCATTCTTGATGAAGCGGATATTGTGCATAAAGTTACAATCGTACCTAGAGGCCAGGCAGGCGGTTATGCGGTTATGCTTCCGAAAGAAGATCGCTACTTTATGACGAAGCCGGAACTACTTGATAAAATTTCTGGACTTCTTGGTGGACGTGTTGCAGAAGAAATTGCACTCGGTGAGGTTTCTACCGGTGCGCATAACGACTTCCAACGTGCCACTGGAATTGCAAGGTCAATGGTGACGGAGTACGGAATGAGTGATAAACTCGGCCCGTTACAGTTCGGTCAATCCCAAGGTCAAGTCTTCCTTGGCAGAGACTTCAGTTCTGAACAAAATTACTCCGAATCGATTGCATATGAAATTGATCAAGAAATGCAACGCATCGTTAAAGAAGAATATGAGCGTACGAAACAAATACTGACAGAAAATCGTGCATTGCTTGATTTAATTGCTACGACTCTTCTAGAAGTAGAAACGCTTGATGCGGAACAAATCAACCATTTGAAAGATCATGGGACATTACCAGAGCGTCCATATGACAATAATGGAAAAGATACAGACAAAACGGAGTCAAATAAAAGAGATGATAATACCATCTCTGATTCAACAGGCGCTCCATCAGATCCGTCAATTGCTAATTTGCCAAATGAACGGGAGTATGAAAGCCCACCAAATCCGTTTGACGAAAAACGAAGAGATTAA